A single Klebsiella variicola DNA region contains:
- a CDS encoding PTS sugar transporter subunit IIB gives MYKIMLCCSAGMSTSLLVRKMVEAANERDLPVQIDAYGVSEFDMQFPQYQVVLLGPQVKYMLKTLSDKAASLNIPVQPIDTMDYGMQRGDNVLNYALSLIPAAH, from the coding sequence ATGTACAAGATTATGCTGTGCTGCTCTGCCGGGATGTCCACCAGTCTGCTGGTCAGAAAGATGGTGGAGGCGGCGAATGAACGTGACCTGCCGGTGCAGATTGATGCCTATGGCGTTTCCGAATTTGACATGCAGTTTCCGCAGTATCAGGTGGTGTTGCTTGGCCCCCAGGTGAAATACATGTTGAAAACCCTGTCTGACAAAGCGGCTTCCCTGAACATTCCCGTTCAGCCCATCGATACGATGGACTACGGTATGCAGCGGGGAGACAACGTCCTGAATTATGCTCTGTCGCTGATCCCAGCGGCGCACTGA
- a CDS encoding PTS cellobiose transporter subunit IIC, producing the protein MSSLYQSMIAVIEQSITPLAGRLGQQKYVIAIRDGFTAALPFMIIGSFMLVFIFPPFSPDTTNGFARGWLDFSQHYREQLMLPFNLSMGVMTFFISVGIGASLGRQFQLDPVMSGLLAFMAFLLVAAPYADGKISTQYLSGQGIFTALITAIYSTRVYAWLKQNNITIRLPKEVPTGVARSFEILIPVLVVIATLHPLNLFIEAQTGMILPQAIMHLLEPLVSASDSLPAILLSVLMCQIFWFAGIHGSLIVTGIMNPFWMANLSANQAALAAGTVLPHVYLQGFWDHYLLIGGVGSTLPLAFLLLRSRATHLRTIGKMGIVPSFFNINEPILFGAPIIMNPMMFIPFVCVPMVNAVLAYGATRLGWLSQVVSLTPWTTPAPIGASWAANWTLSPVVMCVICMVMSAVIYLPFLRAYERSLMKTEVEKAKNSVPVAETVS; encoded by the coding sequence ATGAGTTCTCTGTATCAGTCCATGATTGCCGTGATCGAGCAATCTATTACTCCGCTGGCAGGACGCCTTGGGCAGCAGAAATACGTTATCGCTATCCGCGATGGCTTCACTGCCGCCTTGCCGTTTATGATCATCGGCTCTTTCATGCTGGTATTTATCTTTCCGCCGTTTTCACCCGATACCACCAACGGCTTTGCCCGCGGCTGGCTTGATTTCTCCCAGCACTACCGCGAACAGCTGATGCTGCCGTTTAACCTCAGCATGGGCGTGATGACCTTCTTTATCTCGGTCGGCATTGGCGCCAGCCTCGGTCGTCAGTTTCAGCTCGATCCGGTAATGTCCGGTCTGCTGGCGTTTATGGCCTTCCTGCTGGTCGCCGCGCCCTATGCCGATGGCAAAATTTCCACTCAGTATCTGTCCGGTCAGGGCATTTTCACCGCGCTGATCACCGCCATCTACTCCACCCGCGTTTATGCGTGGCTGAAGCAAAACAACATTACGATTCGTCTGCCGAAAGAGGTCCCCACCGGCGTCGCCCGTTCGTTTGAAATCCTGATCCCGGTGCTGGTGGTCATTGCGACTCTGCATCCGCTGAACCTGTTTATCGAAGCGCAGACCGGGATGATCCTGCCGCAGGCGATCATGCATCTGCTGGAGCCGCTGGTTTCCGCCTCCGACTCGCTGCCGGCGATTTTGCTCTCCGTTCTGATGTGCCAGATTTTCTGGTTCGCCGGGATCCACGGCTCACTGATTGTTACCGGCATTATGAACCCGTTCTGGATGGCCAACCTGTCGGCAAACCAGGCGGCGCTGGCGGCGGGTACGGTGCTGCCGCACGTCTATCTGCAGGGCTTCTGGGATCACTATCTGCTGATTGGCGGCGTCGGTTCGACCCTGCCGCTGGCTTTCCTGCTGCTGCGTAGCCGGGCCACGCATCTGCGCACCATCGGCAAGATGGGCATTGTGCCGAGCTTCTTTAATATCAACGAGCCGATTCTGTTCGGGGCGCCAATCATCATGAACCCGATGATGTTTATCCCCTTCGTCTGCGTGCCGATGGTCAACGCGGTGCTGGCTTACGGCGCGACGCGTCTTGGCTGGCTGAGCCAGGTGGTGTCGCTGACGCCGTGGACCACGCCGGCCCCGATTGGCGCGTCATGGGCGGCCAACTGGACCCTGAGTCCGGTGGTGATGTGCGTTATCTGCATGGTGATGTCGGCGGTTATTTACCTGCCGTTCCTGCGCGCCTATGAACGTTCCTTAATGAAAACCGAAGTTGAGAAAGCCAAAAATAGCGTTCCGGTGGCAGAAACCGTTAGCTAA
- a CDS encoding MFS transporter: protein MNHMNVVDVKAWIDARPVSRFQWNVLLLCFIIIMLDGYDAAVMGFVAPALIEDWGISRAEMGPILGAAMFGVAIGALVAGPLSDRYGRKRILLWSVALFALFSLAGAVAQSPSQLALMRFLTGLGLGAVMPNCVTLVAEYMPERRKGVMITLMYSGFNVGSGLGGFIAAGLLSHYSWHSALIFGGVLPLVVLPFMIVMLPESAMNMVARRLPGEQIARALNRLGGQFTAETVFQLNAPPITRSSKVAQLFRHGYARGTIALWLTYFMGLFVIYLLNGWLPTILRSGGLSLQQAAMMTGLFQLGGPLGGILVGMLMDRASAKAVIAATYFLGCLCLLSQGLMDFGSAALSVLIFISGMCINGAQNGLQAYSPAYYQTEIRATGVSWMHGIGRTGAILSSTLGGMLMLAVPGHSSIFLVLALPACLAGICILLHRMNHAKPRLTEAELDALSSPLEHR from the coding sequence ATGAATCACATGAACGTTGTCGATGTGAAAGCGTGGATAGATGCCCGTCCGGTCTCGCGCTTTCAATGGAACGTGCTGCTGCTCTGTTTCATCATCATTATGCTGGATGGGTATGACGCCGCGGTGATGGGCTTTGTCGCCCCGGCGCTCATTGAGGACTGGGGCATCAGCCGGGCTGAAATGGGGCCGATTCTTGGGGCGGCCATGTTCGGCGTCGCCATTGGCGCCCTGGTGGCGGGCCCGCTTTCTGACCGCTACGGCCGAAAACGCATTTTACTCTGGTCGGTGGCGCTGTTTGCGCTGTTCAGCCTGGCCGGCGCCGTGGCGCAAAGCCCATCGCAACTGGCGCTGATGCGTTTTCTTACTGGCCTTGGCCTTGGCGCGGTGATGCCCAACTGCGTCACGCTGGTGGCAGAATATATGCCGGAGCGGCGTAAAGGGGTGATGATCACCCTGATGTACAGCGGTTTTAACGTGGGTTCCGGCCTCGGCGGCTTTATCGCCGCCGGTTTGTTATCGCATTACAGCTGGCACTCGGCGCTGATTTTTGGCGGCGTGCTGCCGCTCGTGGTGCTCCCCTTTATGATCGTGATGTTGCCGGAGTCGGCGATGAACATGGTGGCGCGCCGGCTACCGGGCGAGCAGATCGCCAGGGCGCTTAACCGGCTTGGGGGCCAGTTTACGGCGGAAACCGTTTTTCAGTTGAATGCGCCGCCCATCACGCGGAGCAGCAAAGTGGCGCAGCTGTTTCGGCATGGCTATGCCCGCGGCACGATAGCGCTGTGGCTGACCTATTTTATGGGGCTGTTCGTGATATATCTGCTGAACGGCTGGCTGCCAACCATTCTCCGCTCCGGCGGGCTGTCGCTGCAGCAGGCGGCGATGATGACCGGCTTGTTCCAGCTCGGCGGCCCGCTGGGCGGGATCCTTGTCGGTATGCTGATGGATCGCGCTTCGGCGAAAGCCGTGATTGCGGCAACCTATTTCCTCGGCTGCCTGTGCCTGTTGTCCCAGGGGTTGATGGATTTCGGATCGGCGGCGCTGTCGGTGCTGATTTTTATCAGCGGGATGTGCATTAACGGCGCGCAGAACGGTCTGCAGGCCTATTCGCCAGCCTATTATCAAACCGAGATCCGTGCTACCGGCGTCAGCTGGATGCATGGTATCGGCCGTACCGGGGCTATTCTCAGCTCCACGCTGGGCGGGATGCTGATGCTGGCCGTACCGGGACACTCGTCGATCTTTTTGGTGCTTGCGCTGCCGGCCTGCCTGGCGGGGATCTGTATTTTGTTGCACCGTATGAATCACGCTAAGCCTCGACTCACAGAGGCAGAACTGGACGCTTTGTCATCCCCCCTGGAACACCGATAA
- a CDS encoding LacI family DNA-binding transcriptional regulator produces MSTINDVSRLAGVSKATVSRVLSGSRGVKEASRQAVLQAAEALNYRPNMIAQSLLSQSTGCIGVICAQDNINQTTSYLYALEKQLSQHQKHLLLRFANTSNGVMSSLEELTCGLCDNVLIIGARFPLNINRPDVVLVDCLDSEGDNSIQFDHAFAAETACHYLISQGRRQIALIHPQSSGFADQVLLGYKHALEKNFLPFNRNLVFLDNTSPSVAVQELVNNATTLNFNALLVSDEQQAQRVVPQLQAFNRAVPQNVMVFSLAGSLQLPGIPTIPAIEYSMDAMASRIVNWLTEKTDNPGGSPLRGDLIIPKH; encoded by the coding sequence ATGTCGACAATCAATGATGTTTCACGACTTGCCGGGGTTTCCAAAGCCACGGTGTCGCGAGTGTTGAGCGGCTCACGTGGCGTGAAGGAAGCCAGTCGTCAGGCGGTGCTGCAGGCGGCGGAAGCGCTCAATTATCGGCCAAACATGATAGCCCAGTCGTTGCTCAGCCAGTCCACCGGCTGTATCGGCGTCATCTGCGCCCAGGACAACATCAATCAAACCACCAGCTATCTCTACGCCCTGGAAAAACAGCTCAGCCAGCACCAGAAGCACCTGCTGCTGCGCTTCGCCAACACCAGCAACGGCGTGATGAGCTCGCTGGAGGAGTTGACCTGCGGGTTGTGCGATAACGTGCTGATCATCGGCGCGCGTTTTCCCCTGAATATTAACCGCCCGGACGTGGTGCTGGTGGACTGCCTCGACAGCGAGGGCGACAACAGCATTCAGTTCGATCATGCCTTCGCTGCCGAAACCGCCTGCCACTATCTGATTAGTCAGGGGAGACGGCAGATTGCGCTGATTCATCCGCAGAGCAGCGGCTTTGCCGACCAGGTGCTGCTGGGCTACAAGCACGCGCTGGAAAAAAACTTTTTGCCGTTTAATCGCAACCTGGTGTTTCTGGATAACACCTCGCCGTCGGTGGCGGTCCAGGAGCTGGTCAATAACGCCACGACGCTGAACTTTAACGCGCTGCTGGTGAGCGATGAACAGCAGGCGCAGCGCGTGGTGCCGCAGCTGCAGGCGTTTAACCGCGCCGTTCCGCAAAATGTGATGGTGTTTAGCCTCGCCGGATCGTTACAGCTGCCCGGTATCCCCACCATTCCGGCCATTGAATATTCCATGGACGCGATGGCGTCGCGGATCGTCAACTGGCTGACCGAGAAAACGGACAACCCGGGCGGCAGCCCGCTGCGCGGCGATTTAATTATTCCGAAGCACTGA